In Mycobacterium sp. Aquia_216, a genomic segment contains:
- the nirB gene encoding nitrite reductase large subunit NirB, whose product MTPAPDTRAQCAARHLVVVGHGMVGHRLVEALRARDTDGSWQITVLAEEADAAYDRVGLTSYTEGWDRALLALPGNDYAGDERVRLRLNARVAEIDRATQSVVTSDGERYDYDALVLATGSYAFVPPVPGHDLPACHVYRTLDDLDAIRAAAERARDDGHNAAGVVIGGGLLGLEAANALRQFGLETHVIEMMPRLMAQQIDEAGGALLARMVTELGISVHVGTGTESIETAPRADGSASTRVRLTDGVVIDAGPVIFAAGVRPRDELAAAAGLTLAERGGVLTDLTCRTSDPNIYAIGEVAAIEGRCYGLVGPGYTSAEVVVDQLLGGAAEFPEADLSTKLKLLGVDVASFGDAMGATENCLEVAINDAVNRTYAKLVLSDDAKTLLGGVLVGDASSYGVLRPMVGSELPGDPLALIAPQGSGGGASALGVGALPDSAQICSCNNVSKADLKCAIADGCSDVGSLKSCTAAGTSCGSCVPLLKQLLEAEGVAQSKALCEHFSQSRAELFEIISATEIRTFSGLLERFGRGRGCDICKPVVASILASTGSDHILEGEQASLQDSNDHFLANIQKNGSYSVVPRVPGGDIKPEHLILIGQIAQDFGLYTKITGGQRIDLFGARVDQLPKIWQRLVDGGMESGHAYGKALRTVKSCVGTDWCRYGQQDSVQLAIDLELRYRGLRAPHKIKMGVSGCARECAEARGKDVGVIATEKGWNLYVGGNGGMTPKHAQLLASDLDTETLVRYVDRFLMYYIRTADRLQRTAPWVESLDGGLDHVREVVCDDSLGLAAEFEAAMERHVQNYQCEWKGVLEDPDKLSRFVSFVNAPDEIDSTVTFTEHAGRKIPVSIGMPRVRS is encoded by the coding sequence ATGACCCCAGCCCCCGATACGCGCGCGCAGTGTGCTGCCCGTCACTTGGTTGTGGTCGGGCATGGCATGGTGGGCCACCGTCTGGTCGAGGCGCTGCGCGCTCGTGATACCGACGGGTCTTGGCAGATCACCGTTTTGGCCGAAGAGGCCGACGCCGCCTATGACCGCGTGGGACTGACCTCGTACACCGAAGGCTGGGACCGCGCCCTGCTGGCACTGCCCGGCAACGACTACGCCGGCGACGAGCGGGTACGGCTGCGCCTGAACGCGCGGGTCGCCGAAATCGACCGTGCGACACAGTCGGTGGTGACATCGGACGGCGAACGGTACGACTACGACGCCCTGGTGCTGGCCACCGGTTCCTACGCGTTCGTTCCCCCCGTGCCGGGGCATGACCTGCCCGCGTGCCACGTGTACCGCACCCTGGATGACCTCGACGCCATCCGCGCCGCGGCCGAGCGTGCCCGCGATGACGGTCACAACGCAGCCGGTGTGGTGATCGGCGGCGGCTTGCTCGGGCTGGAAGCCGCCAATGCCCTGCGGCAGTTCGGGTTAGAGACGCACGTCATTGAGATGATGCCGCGACTGATGGCCCAGCAGATCGACGAGGCCGGCGGTGCGCTGCTGGCCAGAATGGTCACCGAGCTAGGGATTTCGGTGCACGTCGGCACTGGCACCGAGTCGATCGAAACCGCCCCGCGCGCGGACGGTTCGGCATCGACGCGGGTACGGCTGACCGACGGCGTGGTGATCGACGCTGGTCCGGTGATCTTCGCGGCCGGCGTTCGGCCACGCGATGAGCTGGCTGCGGCTGCGGGCTTGACGCTGGCTGAGCGCGGCGGCGTGCTCACCGACTTAACCTGCCGCACAAGCGATCCCAACATCTACGCCATCGGCGAGGTTGCCGCGATCGAGGGGCGGTGCTATGGCCTGGTCGGACCGGGCTACACCTCCGCGGAGGTCGTGGTGGACCAGTTGCTGGGTGGCGCCGCGGAGTTTCCCGAAGCGGACTTGTCCACCAAGCTCAAACTGCTGGGGGTTGACGTCGCCAGCTTCGGCGACGCGATGGGTGCGACCGAGAACTGCCTCGAGGTCGCCATCAACGATGCGGTGAACCGTACCTACGCCAAACTGGTGCTCTCCGACGACGCCAAGACCCTGCTCGGCGGGGTGCTGGTGGGCGACGCTTCCAGCTATGGGGTGCTGCGGCCCATGGTCGGCAGCGAGCTGCCGGGCGACCCGCTCGCCCTGATCGCACCGCAGGGGTCCGGCGGCGGCGCTTCGGCTTTGGGAGTCGGCGCACTCCCGGATTCGGCGCAGATCTGCTCCTGCAACAACGTCAGCAAGGCCGATCTGAAGTGCGCGATCGCCGACGGTTGCAGCGACGTCGGATCGCTGAAGTCGTGCACCGCGGCCGGCACGTCGTGTGGTTCGTGCGTGCCGCTGCTCAAGCAGCTGCTGGAAGCCGAGGGCGTCGCACAGTCCAAGGCGTTGTGCGAGCACTTCAGCCAATCGCGCGCCGAGCTCTTCGAGATCATCTCCGCCACCGAGATCCGGACCTTCTCGGGTCTGCTGGAGCGCTTCGGTCGCGGAAGGGGTTGCGACATCTGCAAACCCGTGGTCGCGTCCATCCTGGCCTCGACCGGCTCCGACCACATTCTCGAGGGCGAGCAGGCCTCACTGCAAGATTCCAACGACCACTTCCTGGCCAACATTCAGAAGAACGGGAGCTACTCGGTGGTACCGCGGGTTCCCGGCGGAGACATCAAGCCCGAACACCTGATCCTGATCGGCCAGATCGCCCAGGACTTCGGGCTTTACACAAAGATCACCGGCGGTCAGCGGATCGACCTGTTCGGCGCGCGGGTGGATCAGTTGCCGAAGATCTGGCAGCGGCTGGTGGACGGCGGTATGGAATCCGGCCACGCCTACGGCAAGGCGTTGCGTACGGTGAAGAGCTGCGTGGGCACCGATTGGTGCCGCTACGGCCAGCAGGATTCGGTGCAGCTGGCCATCGACTTGGAGTTGCGTTATCGCGGCCTGCGGGCGCCACACAAGATCAAGATGGGGGTCTCGGGCTGCGCGCGGGAATGCGCCGAGGCGCGCGGTAAGGACGTGGGCGTCATCGCCACCGAGAAGGGCTGGAACCTCTACGTCGGCGGCAACGGCGGCATGACTCCCAAGCATGCGCAGCTGCTGGCCAGCGACCTCGACACCGAGACGCTGGTCCGCTACGTCGACCGGTTCCTGATGTACTACATCCGTACCGCCGACCGGCTGCAGCGCACCGCGCCGTGGGTCGAATCCCTGGACGGCGGTCTCGATCACGTGCGCGAGGTCGTGTGCGACGACTCCCTGGGCCTGGCCGCCGAATTCGAGGCCGCGATGGAGCGGCACGTGCAGAACTACCAGTGCGAGTGGAAGGGCGTGCTCGAAGATCCGGACAAGCTGTCGCGGTTTGTCTCCTTCGTCAATGCACCGGACGAAATCGATTCGACCGTCACATTCACCGAGCATGCCGGGCGCAAAATCCCTGTGTCCATTGGGATGCCACGGGTCCGTTCATGA
- the nirD gene encoding nitrite reductase small subunit NirD, translated as MTTLNDVQIWTTACTYDHLIPGRGVGVLLDDGSQAALFRLDDGSVHALGNVDPFSGAAVISRGIVGDRGGRATVQSPILKQAFALDDGCCLDDPRVSVPVYQVRVTEAGEVQIARSAA; from the coding sequence GTGACAACTCTCAACGACGTTCAGATCTGGACCACCGCGTGCACCTACGACCACCTCATCCCGGGTCGCGGTGTCGGCGTGTTGCTCGATGACGGTTCCCAGGCGGCGCTGTTCCGTCTGGATGACGGGTCGGTGCACGCGCTCGGCAACGTCGACCCGTTCTCCGGCGCGGCGGTGATCTCGCGCGGGATCGTCGGCGACCGCGGCGGTCGCGCGACCGTCCAATCACCCATCCTCAAGCAGGCTTTCGCGCTCGACGACGGTTGCTGCCTGGATGATCCGCGGGTGTCGGTGCCGGTCTACCAGGTGCGCGTTACCGAAGCGGGGGAAGTCCAGATCGCGCGATCGGCTGCCTAG
- a CDS encoding TetR/AcrR family transcriptional regulator, producing MPRSEEPSRGLLDPVAKMLRLPFGTPEFIDRIITGGVNQVGRRTLYMLITTWDAAGGGPFAASAVASTGMAKTAEVVQSMFIGPVFGPLLKMLGADKAAVRASLCASQLVGLGIMRYGVRSEPLHSMSVDALVDAIGPTMQRYLVGDIG from the coding sequence ATGCCCCGTAGCGAAGAGCCATCGCGTGGGCTTCTCGACCCTGTCGCGAAGATGCTGCGGTTACCCTTCGGCACACCGGAATTCATCGACCGGATCATCACCGGAGGGGTCAACCAGGTAGGGCGCCGAACGCTGTACATGCTGATTACCACGTGGGATGCCGCCGGCGGTGGCCCGTTCGCGGCCAGTGCGGTTGCCTCCACCGGGATGGCCAAGACCGCCGAGGTGGTGCAAAGCATGTTCATCGGACCGGTTTTCGGTCCGCTGCTGAAGATGCTGGGCGCCGATAAGGCGGCCGTGCGGGCGTCGTTATGCGCCTCGCAGCTGGTCGGCCTCGGCATCATGCGCTACGGCGTGCGCTCCGAGCCGCTGCACTCGATGTCGGTGGACGCGCTCGTCGATGCCATCGGGCCGACGATGCAGCGGTACCTGGTCGGCGATATCGGCTAG
- a CDS encoding sirohydrochlorin chelatase produces the protein MSLILAAHGTRRPGGVAMVGDLAAQVSRQLGRTVRVAFVDVLGPTPGEVLSAVGGHRAVVVPAFLSRGYHVRTDVPAHVAASGHPHVLVTPALGPGGDIARIVADQLTKSGWRPGDSVILGAAGTSDPIARADLHTTATLLSALTGSRVSLGFAAIGDPHITEAVEMARADGAGRVAIASYLLADGLFQEKLQSCGADLVSRPLGTHPRLARLIASRFRRAASAAPRHPARC, from the coding sequence ATGAGCCTGATTCTTGCCGCGCACGGCACCCGCCGACCGGGTGGCGTCGCGATGGTCGGTGACCTGGCGGCGCAGGTAAGCAGGCAACTCGGCCGCACGGTGCGGGTTGCCTTCGTCGACGTGCTGGGACCCACACCCGGCGAAGTGCTTTCCGCCGTCGGCGGCCACCGAGCCGTTGTGGTGCCCGCGTTCTTGTCCCGCGGCTACCACGTCCGCACCGATGTCCCCGCCCACGTCGCGGCCAGCGGCCATCCCCACGTACTCGTCACCCCGGCTTTGGGTCCGGGTGGGGACATCGCCCGGATCGTCGCCGATCAGTTGACGAAATCTGGTTGGCGCCCTGGTGATTCGGTGATCCTCGGAGCAGCGGGAACGTCGGATCCCATCGCGCGCGCGGACCTGCATACCACCGCGACGCTGTTGTCAGCGCTAACCGGATCACGAGTCAGCTTGGGTTTTGCGGCCATTGGCGATCCGCATATCACCGAGGCCGTGGAGATGGCGAGGGCTGACGGTGCGGGCCGAGTCGCGATCGCCTCCTACCTGCTCGCCGACGGCCTGTTTCAGGAGAAACTCCAGAGCTGCGGCGCTGACCTGGTCAGCCGGCCGCTGGGGACTCATCCGCGGCTGGCGCGCTTGATCGCGAGTCGATTCCGCAGAGCAGCATCGGCGGCGCCCCGGCACCCGGCGCGATGCTAA
- a CDS encoding uroporphyrinogen-III synthase, with protein MDQPESPPLTGYRIAVTSARRSEELCALLSRQGAEVSSAAAINMIALPEDDELQSNTEAVIAQPPDILVAHTGIGFRGWVAAAEGWGLSNQLIASLSKARVLARGPKATGALRAAGLKEEWSPKSESSQELLRYLLDSDLAGARIAIQLHGAADAWDPFPEFIGGLSAAGADVVPIRVYRWKSTAIGGHFDQLVTGIARRQFDAVSFTSAPAAAAVLERSRDLNIENQVVEAMRTDVHAMCVGPVTAQPLHRKGIPTSTPERMRLGALARHIAQELPLLGSCTVKAGGHVIEIRGNCVLVDGSIQSLSGSGMAVLRTLAQRPGDVVARSDLLRVLPGNSSDPHAVDTAVLRLRTALGDKSIVATVVKRGYRLAMDEPAAVP; from the coding sequence ATGGACCAGCCCGAGTCCCCGCCGCTCACCGGCTACCGGATAGCGGTGACGTCGGCGCGCCGCTCCGAGGAGCTGTGCGCGTTGCTGAGCCGACAGGGCGCCGAAGTTTCCAGCGCCGCTGCGATCAACATGATCGCGCTACCCGAAGACGATGAGCTGCAAAGCAATACCGAAGCCGTGATCGCGCAACCGCCGGACATCCTGGTCGCCCACACCGGCATCGGATTTCGCGGCTGGGTGGCCGCGGCCGAGGGGTGGGGCCTGTCCAACCAGCTCATCGCGTCGCTGTCCAAGGCGCGGGTCCTGGCCCGTGGGCCGAAAGCGACCGGGGCGTTGCGCGCGGCCGGCCTGAAAGAGGAGTGGTCTCCGAAATCCGAGTCCTCCCAAGAGCTTCTTAGATATCTGCTCGATTCGGATCTGGCCGGCGCACGCATCGCCATCCAACTGCACGGCGCCGCCGACGCCTGGGACCCGTTCCCGGAATTCATCGGGGGGCTAAGCGCCGCGGGTGCCGACGTGGTGCCCATCCGGGTGTATCGGTGGAAGTCCACCGCCATAGGCGGCCACTTCGATCAACTGGTCACCGGAATCGCGCGACGGCAATTTGACGCGGTCAGCTTCACCTCGGCGCCTGCCGCCGCGGCGGTCCTGGAACGCAGCCGCGACTTGAACATCGAGAACCAGGTGGTCGAGGCGATGCGCACCGATGTACACGCCATGTGCGTCGGCCCGGTGACGGCCCAGCCGTTGCACCGCAAGGGAATTCCGACATCGACGCCCGAGCGGATGCGGCTGGGCGCGTTGGCCCGCCATATCGCCCAAGAACTCCCGCTGCTCGGATCGTGCACGGTGAAGGCCGGGGGTCACGTAATCGAGATCCGCGGAAACTGCGTGCTGGTCGACGGGTCGATCCAATCGCTGTCCGGATCCGGGATGGCGGTGTTGCGCACGCTGGCCCAGCGTCCCGGCGACGTCGTCGCCCGCAGTGATTTATTACGGGTACTGCCCGGCAACAGCAGCGACCCCCACGCCGTCGATACGGCTGTGCTGCGACTCCGAACAGCCTTGGGCGACAAGAGTATTGTCGCAACAGTCGTCAAGCGTGGTTACCGGCTCGCGATGGACGAACCGGCGGCAGTGCCATGA
- a CDS encoding nitrate/nitrite transporter: protein MSRNHRITEWNPEDTAAWEAGNNKIARRNLLCTVAGDHVAFSIWTLWSVMALFMPMSVYGFTASDKLLLGAVAALVGGCARIFYTLGIAKFGGRNWTTFSAFVLLIPTVGTIVLLANPGLPLWPYVVCAGLTGLGGGNYAASLANVNAFYPQRLKGTALAINAGVGNLGVAVIQLIGLLVLATAGHQAPYWVCAIYLVLLAAVGIAAVLFMDNLDHGVEFNHMRSILFDRDTWVISLLYICTFGSWIGFSFAFGQVLEVNFGANGESAAHASLHAAEIAFVGPLLGSLARIYGGGLADRRSGSRVTLGVLGGMIVGAGLLVGISTIDERSGSTTSTTVVGYVIGFMVLFVLSGMGNGSVFRLIPSVFEARSRSLDLSEAERRLWSRAKAGSLIGICSAVGALGGVGINLALRESYLRSGTETSAYWLFLTSYVVAAILTWKIYVRRPESASDVANSVLTAEPARV, encoded by the coding sequence ATGAGCCGCAACCACCGCATCACGGAATGGAACCCGGAAGACACCGCGGCGTGGGAGGCCGGCAACAACAAGATCGCCCGCCGCAATCTGCTGTGCACGGTGGCGGGCGACCACGTCGCGTTTTCGATCTGGACCCTCTGGTCGGTGATGGCGCTGTTCATGCCGATGTCGGTGTACGGCTTTACCGCGAGCGACAAGCTGCTGCTGGGCGCCGTTGCCGCCCTCGTCGGTGGGTGCGCGCGCATCTTCTACACCTTGGGCATCGCCAAGTTCGGTGGCCGCAACTGGACCACGTTCTCGGCGTTCGTGCTGCTGATCCCGACCGTCGGCACCATCGTGCTGCTGGCCAACCCCGGGCTGCCGCTGTGGCCCTACGTGGTGTGCGCGGGGCTGACCGGACTGGGCGGCGGCAACTATGCGGCATCACTAGCCAACGTCAACGCGTTCTATCCGCAGCGACTCAAGGGGACCGCGCTGGCGATCAACGCCGGTGTCGGCAATCTCGGTGTCGCAGTGATCCAACTGATCGGCCTGCTGGTGCTGGCCACTGCGGGACATCAGGCGCCGTACTGGGTATGCGCGATCTACCTGGTGTTGCTCGCAGCAGTCGGCATCGCCGCGGTGCTGTTCATGGACAACCTCGACCACGGCGTCGAGTTCAACCACATGCGGTCGATCCTGTTCGACCGCGACACCTGGGTGATCTCGCTGCTCTACATCTGCACCTTCGGCTCCTGGATCGGGTTTTCCTTCGCCTTCGGCCAGGTGCTGGAGGTCAACTTTGGGGCCAATGGCGAAAGCGCGGCGCACGCGTCGCTGCACGCGGCCGAAATCGCATTTGTCGGGCCGCTATTGGGTTCACTGGCGCGGATCTACGGGGGTGGGCTGGCAGACCGCCGCAGCGGAAGCCGCGTCACCCTGGGCGTCCTTGGCGGCATGATCGTGGGGGCCGGGCTGCTGGTGGGGATCAGCACGATCGACGAGCGGAGCGGAAGCACGACGTCGACCACGGTCGTCGGGTACGTCATCGGGTTCATGGTGCTGTTCGTGTTGTCGGGAATGGGCAACGGCTCGGTGTTCAGACTGATCCCGTCGGTCTTCGAGGCGCGCAGTCGCTCGCTGGATTTGAGCGAGGCGGAGCGTCGGCTTTGGTCGCGCGCCAAGGCGGGATCGCTGATCGGCATCTGCTCGGCGGTCGGCGCGCTCGGCGGCGTCGGAATCAACTTGGCGCTGCGCGAGTCCTACTTGCGCAGCGGCACCGAGACGTCGGCCTACTGGCTGTTCCTGACTTCCTACGTTGTCGCCGCGATCCTGACGTGGAAGATATACGTACGTCGCCCGGAATCGGCGTCGGACGTGGCGAATTCGGTGCTCACAGCGGAACCGGCTCGGGTGTGA